Proteins from a genomic interval of Ghiorsea bivora:
- a CDS encoding N-acetyltransferase: protein MRSPTIEVRPAQAQDVEQIYALMLPFMHDKTLISRDLDDIFEHLQEFVVAVKDEVVLGVSALHVYDSDLAEIRSLVVSPKAQRMSIGHQLVKTCEAMSRKLGITRVFALTYIDKFFLSQGYTVVAKESLPHKIWTVCVHCPKFSHCDEIAVVKTLT, encoded by the coding sequence ATGCGAAGCCCAACAATTGAAGTGCGCCCTGCACAAGCCCAAGATGTTGAACAAATTTATGCTTTAATGCTGCCTTTCATGCACGATAAAACACTGATTAGCCGTGACTTAGATGATATTTTCGAACATTTGCAAGAGTTTGTCGTAGCGGTTAAAGATGAGGTGGTATTGGGCGTTTCTGCACTGCATGTTTATGACTCAGATTTGGCTGAAATCCGTTCGTTAGTGGTCTCGCCCAAGGCACAACGTATGTCCATTGGTCACCAGTTGGTCAAAACATGTGAAGCCATGAGCCGCAAATTGGGCATTACCCGAGTATTTGCCTTAACTTATATCGATAAATTCTTTCTATCTCAAGGTTATACCGTGGTCGCCAAAGAAAGTTTACCGCATAAAATTTGGACAGTTTGTGTGCATTGCCCCAAATTTAGCCATTGTGATGAAATCGCGGTGGTTAAAACATTAACCTAA
- the queC gene encoding 7-cyano-7-deazaguanine synthase QueC, translating to MTGKAVVLLSGGLDSATALAWATQKQGWECYSIAFDYGQRHHIELQASADIAKAFAVKKHQVIAVDLHAIGGSALTSEMDVPKDQVESQSIPSTYVPARNLIFLSLASAFAETVGANKLVIGANVVDYSGYPDCRPEFLDSFAKTVALGTKAGVEGADFEVVAPLLHLDKSEIIQMGLALGVDYAMTRSCYDPKEDGSPCGHCDSCHFRNQGFAALGKRDPLLGKH from the coding sequence ATGACAGGGAAAGCTGTGGTATTATTATCAGGCGGATTGGATTCAGCTACGGCATTGGCATGGGCAACACAGAAGCAGGGTTGGGAATGTTATAGCATCGCTTTTGATTATGGGCAGCGGCATCACATTGAACTGCAAGCATCGGCAGATATTGCAAAAGCTTTTGCAGTGAAAAAACATCAGGTGATTGCTGTGGATTTACATGCGATTGGGGGCTCAGCCTTAACCAGTGAAATGGATGTACCTAAAGATCAAGTTGAAAGCCAAAGCATACCCTCGACTTATGTGCCTGCACGTAACCTTATTTTCCTGTCGCTTGCTTCGGCATTTGCTGAAACTGTAGGTGCAAACAAATTGGTGATAGGTGCAAATGTGGTGGATTATTCAGGTTACCCTGATTGTAGACCTGAATTTCTTGATTCATTTGCGAAAACGGTTGCTTTAGGTACCAAAGCAGGGGTAGAAGGCGCTGATTTTGAAGTAGTTGCTCCCTTATTACATTTGGATAAGTCAGAAATTATTCAAATGGGTTTAGCCTTGGGGGTAGATTATGCCATGACCCGCTCATGTTATGACCCTAAAGAAGATGGTAGCCCTTGCGGACATTGCGATTCATGTCATTTTAGAAACCAAGGTTTTGCTGCATTGGGGAAAAGAGACCCGCTGTTAGGGAAGCACTGA
- a CDS encoding radical SAM protein, with product MPCTFIRLAGCPLRCVYCDTPQAIPLDSGQNINLDTILKDLPQPLTPIALVTGGEPMAQKYCIALLEALLPVYKHVQLETAGAHDISKVPEQVAIILDIKTPGSGEVKRNRWQNMQHLRENTEIKFVLTNREDYVWAKDIMATYDLAKQCTVLMSCTWGSLEPKDLAAWIVEDNLPVRLQLQLHKYIWDAEATGV from the coding sequence ATGCCATGTACTTTCATTCGCCTTGCGGGATGCCCCTTGCGCTGTGTGTACTGTGATACGCCCCAAGCGATTCCTTTAGATTCAGGGCAAAACATAAACTTAGACACTATTTTGAAAGATTTACCTCAGCCTTTAACACCCATTGCCCTTGTTACAGGAGGGGAACCGATGGCACAAAAGTATTGTATTGCATTGTTAGAAGCGTTGCTTCCCGTGTATAAACATGTGCAATTGGAGACTGCGGGTGCTCATGATATATCCAAAGTTCCTGAACAGGTGGCAATTATTTTGGATATAAAAACACCTGGAAGTGGTGAGGTGAAACGTAACCGTTGGCAAAATATGCAACATTTACGAGAGAATACAGAAATTAAGTTTGTGCTCACAAATCGAGAAGATTATGTATGGGCAAAAGATATAATGGCGACTTATGACTTGGCAAAGCAATGCACAGTATTAATGTCGTGCACTTGGGGTTCGCTTGAGCCTAAAGACTTGGCTGCATGGATTGTTGAAGACAACTTGCCAGTGCGATTGCAATTGCAGCTCCATAAATATATTTGGGATGCGGAGGCAACAGGCGTATGA
- the ybgF gene encoding tol-pal system protein YbgF, protein MKLLFLIRLKPPILSVALLLVLLTGCMVDKQPDAWLADKDLVIQSLQDAHTNNAKLKQNVELLDQRVIYLETEQAKQDSKIRALEATLAKKEHAKKQAKKKKAVKKQSKILNDKLDKLSAKLNPAVVKPVEANAAALAEKNAYTAAYLALKSGRYDESSYGFSAVIQAHPEGIYTDQAYYWLGESLIAQHRDKEAVDAFKLVANKYKKSPKHAAALLKLASVYITLHQPKNARSALERVIKEHPDSRSAERARIQLDNLAKKSGVKNK, encoded by the coding sequence ATGAAGCTTTTGTTTCTTATTAGATTAAAGCCACCGATTTTGTCGGTGGCTTTGTTGTTGGTGTTGTTGACAGGGTGTATGGTTGATAAACAACCTGATGCATGGTTGGCGGATAAAGATTTGGTGATACAGTCTTTACAAGATGCACATACCAATAATGCTAAGCTCAAACAAAACGTTGAGCTTTTGGATCAACGTGTGATTTATTTGGAAACAGAGCAGGCGAAGCAAGATAGTAAAATTCGAGCATTGGAAGCAACGTTGGCAAAAAAAGAACATGCCAAAAAGCAAGCGAAGAAAAAGAAAGCAGTTAAAAAACAATCCAAAATACTGAATGATAAGTTAGATAAATTGTCAGCTAAGCTTAATCCAGCAGTGGTGAAACCTGTTGAAGCCAATGCTGCAGCCTTGGCAGAAAAAAATGCTTACACAGCAGCTTATTTGGCATTAAAGAGTGGGCGTTATGATGAATCGTCTTATGGTTTTAGTGCTGTAATTCAAGCACATCCTGAAGGTATATATACTGACCAAGCTTATTACTGGTTGGGTGAAAGTTTAATTGCGCAACATAGGGATAAAGAGGCGGTTGATGCTTTTAAGCTTGTTGCAAATAAGTATAAAAAGAGTCCAAAACATGCTGCGGCATTATTGAAGTTGGCATCGGTATACATAACACTTCATCAACCCAAAAATGCACGTTCTGCATTGGAGCGTGTGATTAAAGAACATCCTGATAGCCGTTCAGCAGAAAGAGCGCGTATTCAACTGGATAATTTAGCTAAGAAAAGTGGAGTGAAAAATAAATAG